From one Cygnus olor isolate bCygOlo1 chromosome 26, bCygOlo1.pri.v2, whole genome shotgun sequence genomic stretch:
- the POLR2E gene encoding DNA-directed RNA polymerases I, II, and III subunit RPABC1 isoform X2 — MDDEEETYRLWKIRKTIMQLCHDRGYLVTQDELDQTLEEFKAQFGDKPSEGRPRRTDLTVLVAHNDDPTDQMFVFFPEEPKVGIKTIKMYCQRMQEENITRALIVVQQGMTPSAKQLVPEHVVMTKEEVTELLARYKLRENQLPRIQAGDPVARYFGIKRGQVVKIIRPSETAGRYITYRLVQ; from the exons ATGGACGACGAGGAGGAGACGTACCGGCTGTGGAAGATCCGCAAGACCATCATGCAG CTGTGCCACGACCGCGGCTACCTGGTGACGCAGGACGAGCTGGACCAGACGCTGGAGGAGTTCAAGGCGCAGTTCGGCGACAAGCCCAGCGAGGGCCGCCCGCGCCGCACCGACCTCACGGTGCTGGTGGCGCACAACGACGACCCCACGGACCAGATGTTCGTCTTCTTCCCCG AGGAGCCTAAGGTCGGCATCAAGACGATCAAGATGTACTGCCAGCGCATGCAGGAGGAGAACATCACCAGGGCGCTGATCGTGGTGCAGCAGGGCATGACGCCCTCGGCCAAGCAG TTGGTCCCAGAGCATGTCGTCATGACAAAAGAAGAAGTAACCGAGCTGCTGGCCAGATA TAAGCTGAGGGAGAACCAGCTCCCAAGGATACAGGCTGGGGATCCTGTGGCCCGGTACTTCGGGATAAAGCGAGGTCAG GTCGTGAAGATCATAAGACCCAGTGAGACCGCGGGCCGCTACATCACCTACAGGCTGGTGCAGTGA
- the POLR2E gene encoding DNA-directed RNA polymerases I, II, and III subunit RPABC1 isoform X1, whose amino-acid sequence MDDEEETYRLWKIRKTIMQLCHDRGYLVTQDELDQTLEEFKAQFGDKPSEGRPRRTDLTVLVAHNDDPTDQMFVFFPEEPKVGIKTIKMYCQRMQEENITRALIVVQQGMTPSAKQSLVDMAPKYILEQFLQQELLINITEHELVPEHVVMTKEEVTELLARYKLRENQLPRIQAGDPVARYFGIKRGQVVKIIRPSETAGRYITYRLVQ is encoded by the exons ATGGACGACGAGGAGGAGACGTACCGGCTGTGGAAGATCCGCAAGACCATCATGCAG CTGTGCCACGACCGCGGCTACCTGGTGACGCAGGACGAGCTGGACCAGACGCTGGAGGAGTTCAAGGCGCAGTTCGGCGACAAGCCCAGCGAGGGCCGCCCGCGCCGCACCGACCTCACGGTGCTGGTGGCGCACAACGACGACCCCACGGACCAGATGTTCGTCTTCTTCCCCG AGGAGCCTAAGGTCGGCATCAAGACGATCAAGATGTACTGCCAGCGCATGCAGGAGGAGAACATCACCAGGGCGCTGATCGTGGTGCAGCAGGGCATGACGCCCTCGGCCAAGCAG TCCCTCGTGGATATGGCTCCCAAGTACATCCTGGAGCagttcctgcagcaggagctttTGATCAACATCACAGAACACGAG TTGGTCCCAGAGCATGTCGTCATGACAAAAGAAGAAGTAACCGAGCTGCTGGCCAGATA TAAGCTGAGGGAGAACCAGCTCCCAAGGATACAGGCTGGGGATCCTGTGGCCCGGTACTTCGGGATAAAGCGAGGTCAG GTCGTGAAGATCATAAGACCCAGTGAGACCGCGGGCCGCTACATCACCTACAGGCTGGTGCAGTGA
- the GPX4 gene encoding phospholipid hydroperoxide glutathione peroxidase, translated as MGRGWGWGRALRRWAAAAAGAGRSMCAQADDWRSAKAIYDFHARDIDGNDVALEKYRGYVCIITNVASKUGKTAVNYTQLVDLHARYAERGLRILGFPCNQFGKQEPGDNAQIKAFAENYGVKFDMFSKIDVNGDDAHPLWKWMKEQPKGRGTLGNAIKWNFTKFLINREGQVVKRYSPMEDPYVIEKDLPSYL; from the exons atgggccggggctggggctggggccgggcgctgcggcgctgggcggcggcggcggcgggagcgggaCGGAGCatg TGCGCCCAGGCGGACGACTGGCGCTCGGCCAAGGCCATCTACGACTTCCACGCCCGGGACATCGACGGCAACGATGTGGCCCTGGAGAAGTACAG GGGCTACGTGTGCATCATCACCAACGTAGCCTCCAAATGAGGGAAAACCGCCGTGAACTACACTCAGCTGGTCGACCTGCACGCCCGCTACGCTGAGAGGGGTTTACGCATCCTGGGCTTTCCCTGCAACCAGTTCGGGAAGCAG GAGCCCGGGGACAACGCACAGATTAAGGCGTTTGCTGAGAACTACGGGGTGAAGTTCGACATGTTCAGCAAGATCGATGTGAATGGGGACGACGCCCACCCCCTGTGGAAGTGGATGAAGGAGCAGCCCAAGGGAAGAGGCACCCTGGGCAA tGCCATAAAGTGGAACTTCACTAAG TTCCTCATCAACCGGGAGGGCCAAGTGGTGAAGAGATACAGCCCGATGGAGGATCCCTAC GTCATCGAGAAGGACCTGCCCTCCTACCTCTAG
- the SBNO2 gene encoding protein strawberry notch homolog 2 isoform X2 — translation MSQMQFWLKFPSLFKDSSYLDELSNNNSLFSSPADSLSDIADPKDFLPTDSLNHVPTLWDVNTSQQNQIELFSPSRSFGGLNSSNDPVPAVPNTPLLISYQSQAPAEEDDEGDEEETEELGQTETYAEYIPSKSKIGKHHPDLVVETSTLSSVPPPDITYSLSLPCSVADKGSLSALQLEAIIYACQQHEVLLPNGQRAGFLIGDGAGVGKGRTVAGIIFENYLKGRKKALWFSVSNDLKYDAERDLKDIEASHIPVHALNKIKYGDTATSEGVLFATYSALIGESQAGGQHRTRLKQILDWCRENFDGVIVFDECHKAKNASSTKMGKAVLDLQNKLPRARVVYASATGASEPKNMIYMSRLGIWGEGTPFRAFDEFLHAIEKRGVGAMEIVAMDMKVSGMYIARQLSFTGVTFRIEEIPLDQQYKIVYDKAAKLWAEALMVFQQAADWIGLESRKSLWGQFWSAHQRFFKYLCIAAKVRRLVELAKEELAKDKCIVIGLQSTGEARTREVLDENDGHLNCFVSAAEGVFLSLIQKHFPSTKRKREKGTGIKRKRKPRGRCAKVLKGVCDPAGVIKISDDSSTDSDMGLDSDFNSSPESVFETDDVIFVEHTYNGFAAEDRSNFHMLPSQKEMHGLRELEHVEKMKQDLLAKVKALGKELPLNTLDELINHFGGPDHVAEMTGRKGRVVCRPDGSVMFESRAEQGLSIDHVNLKEKERFMNGEKLVAIISEASSSGISLQADRRVKNQKRRVHMTLELPWSADRAIQQFGRTHRSNQVYAPEYVFLISELAGERRFASIVAKRLESLGALTHGDRRATESRDLSKYNFENKYGAKALDRVLSTILNRTENRVPVPKSYDRREAAFFHEMKQGLISVGICCNQMKYGTVPVEKDCSITKFLNRILGLEVDKQNMLFQYFSDTFDYLIEKDKKEGKYDMGILDLAPGVDEIYEESKEVFLTPGHPQDGQVVFYKISVDRGLKWEEAYEKSLKLTGSFDGFYLSYKMRGSKHTCLLAEQSRGKNFILYKPNIGKQSQPESLDSLHKKYRRVLPEEAKEHWESCYQFSLKKCNHAVWNRSCKLIQEGKECFQGMRLRHYYMLCGALLRVWSKIASIMADITNTSYLQIVRLKTKEKKKQVGIKIPESCVRKVLEELKQMDENVKRKHNRLLQAQEQSPQFSLPLHVLQQPLDLTQSGPRVPLPRHSLRQDEILDLTYSPPSNSIPDVVMNPEPSALCFPSEPVLQPHQQHRLPFGFSHLSAFKSPDPVLEGSVPLSSSLHEHLPLPHPGPLQTLQQQQQEDFVQQDGNINFREILEDMLRTLNGAPQDNMLPQERQSVIQFSGPFPDF, via the exons tctcaGGCTCCTGCAGAGGAGGATGATGAAGGTGatgaggaagaaacagaagagttgGGACAAACGGAGACCTATGCAGAATACATACCTTCAAAGT CCAAGATTGGGAAGCACCACCCTGACCTCGTGGTTGAAACGAGCACTCTGTCCAGTGTCCCCCCACCCGACATCACCTACAGCCTTTCCCTGCCTTGCTCTGTTGCCGACAAAGGGTCACTCTCTGCACTACAGCTGGAAGCAATCATTTATGCCTGCCAG CAACATGAAGTTTTATTACCCAACGGGCAGCGAGCTGGGTTCCTCATTGGGGACGGTGCTGGAGTTGGAAAGGGCAGGACAGTTGCGGGCATCATCTTTGAAAATTATcttaaagggaggaaaaaagctcTGTG GTTCAGCGTCTCCAATGATCTCAAGTATGATGCTGAGAGAGACCTGAAGGACATTGAAGCCTCCCACATTCCTGTGCATGCTTTGAATAAG attAAATATGGTGACACAGCTACCTCAGAAGGAGTCCTCTTTGCCACTTACTCTGCTCTGATTGGTGAAAGCCAGGCAGGCGGACAGCACAGGACGCgcttaaaacaaattttggaCTGGTGCAGGGAAAATTTTGATGGAGTt ATTGTGTTTGATGAATGCCACAAAGCCAAAAACGCCAGCTCTACTAAAATGGGCAAAGCAGTGCTGGACCTCCAGAACAAACTGCCTCGAGCAAGGGTTGTTTACGCCAGTGCCACAG GTGCCTCTGAGCCAAAAAACATGATTTACATGAGCCGcctggggatttggggggaggGCACCCCATTCAGAGCATTTGATGAGTTCCTGCATGCAATTGAGAAGAG GGGGGTTGGTGCAATGGAGATCGTGGCGATGGACATGAAGGTCAGTGGAATGTACATTGCCAGGCAGCTCAGTTTCACTGGCGTGACCTTCAGAATCGAGGAGATCCCGCTGGATCAGCAGTACAAGATTGTCTACGACAAAGCAGCAAAGTTG TGGGCAGAGGCCTTGATGGTGTTCCAGCAGGCAGCCGACTGGATCGGCCTGGAGTCCCGGAAATCCTTGTGGGGTCAGTTCTGGTCAGCTCACCAGCGCTTCTTCAAGTACCTCTGCATTGCTGCTAAAGTCCGGCGGCTCGTGGAGCTTGCCAAGGAAGAGCTGGCAAAGGATAAG TGTATCGTCATTGGCCTGCAGTCCACTGGGGAGGCTCGCACCAGAGAAGTCCTGGATGAGAACGACGGGCACCTGAATTGTTTCGTTTCTGCTGCAGA AGGCGTCTTTCTATCACTAATTCAGAAGCACTTTCCTTCAaccaaaagaaagagagaaaaaggaactgGCATTAAAAGAAAAC GCAAGCCGAGGGGCCGCTGCGCCAAGGTGCTGAAGGGCGTGTGTGACCCCGCGGGGGTGATTAAGATCAGCGACGACAGCAGCACCGACTCCGACATGGGGCTCGACAGCGACTTCAACTCCTCCCCGGAGTCCGTGTTTGAGACGGACGATGTCATCTTCGTGGAGCACACCTACAACGGCTTCGCAGCCGAGGACAGAA GTAATTTTCACATGCTGCCTTCCCAGAAAGAGATGCATGGCCTGAGAGAACTAGAACACGTGGAAAAGATGAAGCAGGACCTCCTAGCAAAAGTAAAAGCACTGGGCAAAGAGCTACCTCTCAATACCTTGGATGAACTCATCAATCACTTTGGGGGCCCGGACCATGTGGCTGAG ATGACCGGGCGGAAGGGCCGAGTGGTTTGCAGACCGGACGGCTCGGTCATGTTCGAGTCTCGTGCAGAGCAGGGCCTCTCTATCGACCACGTCAACCTGAAGGAGAAGGAACGTTTCATGAACGGAGAGAAG CTTGTAGCAATAATCTCCGAGGCTTCCAGCTCAGGTATCTCTCTCCAAGCAGACAGACGGGTGAAAAACCAGAAGCGCCGGGTCCACATGACGCTGGAGCTGCCCTGGAGCGCAGACCGGGCCATCCAGCAGTTCG GCCGAACGCACCGATCGAACCAGGTTTATGCTCCAGAGTATGTCTTCCTTATCTCTGAgctggctggggagaggaggttTGCATCCATCGTGGCAAAGCGTCTGGAGAGTCTA GGTGCCTTAACTCATGGAGACCGAAGGGCCACTGAATCCCGAGACCTCAGCAAGTACAACTTCGAGAATAAG TATGGGGCTAAAGCACTAGACAGAGTTCTTTCCACTATCCTCAACCGCACGGAGAACAGAGTTCCTGTGCCCAAGAGCTATGACAGAAGAGAGGCTGCGTTTTTCCATG aaatgaagcAAGGTCTCATCTCTGTGGGGATCTGCTGCAATCAGATGAAGTATGGCACTGTCCCAGTGGAGAAGG ACTGCTCCATCACCAAGTTCCTGAACCGGATCCTGGGTCTGGAGGTGGACAAGCAGAATATGCTGTTCCAGTATTTCTCTGATACCTTTGACTATCTGATTGAAAAGGACAAGAAGGAGGGCAAATACGACATGGGCATCCTAG ATTTAGCCCCAGGAGTGGATGAGATCTACGAGGAGAGCAAGGAGGTCTTCCTGACCCCTGGGCACCCGCAGGATGGGCAGGTCGTGTTTTATAAG ATCAGCGTCGACAGGGGCCTAAAGTGGGAGGAAGCTTATGAGAAGTCGCTCAAACTGACGGGATCTTTCGACGGGTTCTACCTCTCCTACAAG ATGCGGGGCAGCAAGCACACCTgtctgctggcagagcagagccgTGGGAAGAACTTCATCCTCTACAAGCCCAATATCGGGAAGCAGAGCCAGCCCGAGAGCCTGGACAGTCTGCACAAGAAGTACCGACGG GTGCTGCCCGAGGAAGCCAAGGAACACTGGGAGAGCTGTTACCAATTCTCCTTGAAGAAGTGCAACCATGCTGTCTG GAACAGGAGCTGCAAGCTGATccaggaggggaaggagtgCTTCCAGGGCATGCGGCTGCGTCACTACTACATGCTGTGCGGGGCCCTGCTGCGGGTCTGGAGCAAGATTGCCAGCATCATGGCAGACATCACCAACACCAGCTACCTGCAGATCGTCCGCCTCAAGACcaaggagaagaagaaacaagtCG GGATAAAGATCCCCGAGAGCTGTGTCCGTaaggtgctggaggagctgaagcAGATGGACGAGAACGTGAAGCGGAAGCACAACCGACTCCTCCAGGCACAAGAGCAGAGCCCGCAGTTCTCCCTGCCGCTGCAcgtcctgcagcagcccctggacCTCACGCAGAGCGGGCCCAGGGTCCCCCTGCCCAGGCACTCCCTGCGCCAGGACGAGATCCTGGACCTGACCTACAGCCCTCCCAGCAACAGCATTCCCGACGTGGTGATGAACCCAGAGCCCAGCGCTTTGTGCTTCCCCTCGGAGCCTGTGCTCCAGccacaccagcagcacagaTTGCCCTTTGGCTTCAGCCACCTTTCTGCCTTCAAGAGCCCCGACCCCGTCCTGGAGGGGAGCGTGCCTCTGAGCTCCTCGCTGCACGAACATCTGCCTCTGCCTCACCCCGGACCCTTGcagacactgcagcagcagcagcaggaagattTTGTCCAGCAGGATGGGAATATCAATTTCAGAGAGATCCTGGAGGACATGCTGAGGACGTTGAATGGGGCCCCTCAAGACAACATGCTCCCCCAGGAGCGCCAGAGTGTGATCCAGTTCAGCGGGCCTTTCCCAGACTTCTGA
- the SBNO2 gene encoding protein strawberry notch homolog 2 isoform X3, giving the protein MDSSYLDELSNNNSLFSSPADSLSDIADPKDFLPTDSLNHVPTLWDVNTSQQNQIELFSPSRSFGGLNSSNDPVPAVPNTPLLISYQSQAPAEEDDEGDEEETEELGQTETYAEYIPSKSKIGKHHPDLVVETSTLSSVPPPDITYSLSLPCSVADKGSLSALQLEAIIYACQQHEVLLPNGQRAGFLIGDGAGVGKGRTVAGIIFENYLKGRKKALWFSVSNDLKYDAERDLKDIEASHIPVHALNKIKYGDTATSEGVLFATYSALIGESQAGGQHRTRLKQILDWCRENFDGVIVFDECHKAKNASSTKMGKAVLDLQNKLPRARVVYASATGASEPKNMIYMSRLGIWGEGTPFRAFDEFLHAIEKRGVGAMEIVAMDMKVSGMYIARQLSFTGVTFRIEEIPLDQQYKIVYDKAAKLWAEALMVFQQAADWIGLESRKSLWGQFWSAHQRFFKYLCIAAKVRRLVELAKEELAKDKCIVIGLQSTGEARTREVLDENDGHLNCFVSAAEGVFLSLIQKHFPSTKRKREKGTGIKRKRKPRGRCAKVLKGVCDPAGVIKISDDSSTDSDMGLDSDFNSSPESVFETDDVIFVEHTYNGFAAEDRSNFHMLPSQKEMHGLRELEHVEKMKQDLLAKVKALGKELPLNTLDELINHFGGPDHVAEMTGRKGRVVCRPDGSVMFESRAEQGLSIDHVNLKEKERFMNGEKLVAIISEASSSGISLQADRRVKNQKRRVHMTLELPWSADRAIQQFGRTHRSNQVYAPEYVFLISELAGERRFASIVAKRLESLGALTHGDRRATESRDLSKYNFENKYGAKALDRVLSTILNRTENRVPVPKSYDRREAAFFHEMKQGLISVGICCNQMKYGTVPVEKDCSITKFLNRILGLEVDKQNMLFQYFSDTFDYLIEKDKKEGKYDMGILDLAPGVDEIYEESKEVFLTPGHPQDGQVVFYKISVDRGLKWEEAYEKSLKLTGSFDGFYLSYKMRGSKHTCLLAEQSRGKNFILYKPNIGKQSQPESLDSLHKKYRRVLPEEAKEHWESCYQFSLKKCNHAVWNRSCKLIQEGKECFQGMRLRHYYMLCGALLRVWSKIASIMADITNTSYLQIVRLKTKEKKKQVGIKIPESCVRKVLEELKQMDENVKRKHNRLLQAQEQSPQFSLPLHVLQQPLDLTQSGPRVPLPRHSLRQDEILDLTYSPPSNSIPDVVMNPEPSALCFPSEPVLQPHQQHRLPFGFSHLSAFKSPDPVLEGSVPLSSSLHEHLPLPHPGPLQTLQQQQQEDFVQQDGNINFREILEDMLRTLNGAPQDNMLPQERQSVIQFSGPFPDF; this is encoded by the exons tctcaGGCTCCTGCAGAGGAGGATGATGAAGGTGatgaggaagaaacagaagagttgGGACAAACGGAGACCTATGCAGAATACATACCTTCAAAGT CCAAGATTGGGAAGCACCACCCTGACCTCGTGGTTGAAACGAGCACTCTGTCCAGTGTCCCCCCACCCGACATCACCTACAGCCTTTCCCTGCCTTGCTCTGTTGCCGACAAAGGGTCACTCTCTGCACTACAGCTGGAAGCAATCATTTATGCCTGCCAG CAACATGAAGTTTTATTACCCAACGGGCAGCGAGCTGGGTTCCTCATTGGGGACGGTGCTGGAGTTGGAAAGGGCAGGACAGTTGCGGGCATCATCTTTGAAAATTATcttaaagggaggaaaaaagctcTGTG GTTCAGCGTCTCCAATGATCTCAAGTATGATGCTGAGAGAGACCTGAAGGACATTGAAGCCTCCCACATTCCTGTGCATGCTTTGAATAAG attAAATATGGTGACACAGCTACCTCAGAAGGAGTCCTCTTTGCCACTTACTCTGCTCTGATTGGTGAAAGCCAGGCAGGCGGACAGCACAGGACGCgcttaaaacaaattttggaCTGGTGCAGGGAAAATTTTGATGGAGTt ATTGTGTTTGATGAATGCCACAAAGCCAAAAACGCCAGCTCTACTAAAATGGGCAAAGCAGTGCTGGACCTCCAGAACAAACTGCCTCGAGCAAGGGTTGTTTACGCCAGTGCCACAG GTGCCTCTGAGCCAAAAAACATGATTTACATGAGCCGcctggggatttggggggaggGCACCCCATTCAGAGCATTTGATGAGTTCCTGCATGCAATTGAGAAGAG GGGGGTTGGTGCAATGGAGATCGTGGCGATGGACATGAAGGTCAGTGGAATGTACATTGCCAGGCAGCTCAGTTTCACTGGCGTGACCTTCAGAATCGAGGAGATCCCGCTGGATCAGCAGTACAAGATTGTCTACGACAAAGCAGCAAAGTTG TGGGCAGAGGCCTTGATGGTGTTCCAGCAGGCAGCCGACTGGATCGGCCTGGAGTCCCGGAAATCCTTGTGGGGTCAGTTCTGGTCAGCTCACCAGCGCTTCTTCAAGTACCTCTGCATTGCTGCTAAAGTCCGGCGGCTCGTGGAGCTTGCCAAGGAAGAGCTGGCAAAGGATAAG TGTATCGTCATTGGCCTGCAGTCCACTGGGGAGGCTCGCACCAGAGAAGTCCTGGATGAGAACGACGGGCACCTGAATTGTTTCGTTTCTGCTGCAGA AGGCGTCTTTCTATCACTAATTCAGAAGCACTTTCCTTCAaccaaaagaaagagagaaaaaggaactgGCATTAAAAGAAAAC GCAAGCCGAGGGGCCGCTGCGCCAAGGTGCTGAAGGGCGTGTGTGACCCCGCGGGGGTGATTAAGATCAGCGACGACAGCAGCACCGACTCCGACATGGGGCTCGACAGCGACTTCAACTCCTCCCCGGAGTCCGTGTTTGAGACGGACGATGTCATCTTCGTGGAGCACACCTACAACGGCTTCGCAGCCGAGGACAGAA GTAATTTTCACATGCTGCCTTCCCAGAAAGAGATGCATGGCCTGAGAGAACTAGAACACGTGGAAAAGATGAAGCAGGACCTCCTAGCAAAAGTAAAAGCACTGGGCAAAGAGCTACCTCTCAATACCTTGGATGAACTCATCAATCACTTTGGGGGCCCGGACCATGTGGCTGAG ATGACCGGGCGGAAGGGCCGAGTGGTTTGCAGACCGGACGGCTCGGTCATGTTCGAGTCTCGTGCAGAGCAGGGCCTCTCTATCGACCACGTCAACCTGAAGGAGAAGGAACGTTTCATGAACGGAGAGAAG CTTGTAGCAATAATCTCCGAGGCTTCCAGCTCAGGTATCTCTCTCCAAGCAGACAGACGGGTGAAAAACCAGAAGCGCCGGGTCCACATGACGCTGGAGCTGCCCTGGAGCGCAGACCGGGCCATCCAGCAGTTCG GCCGAACGCACCGATCGAACCAGGTTTATGCTCCAGAGTATGTCTTCCTTATCTCTGAgctggctggggagaggaggttTGCATCCATCGTGGCAAAGCGTCTGGAGAGTCTA GGTGCCTTAACTCATGGAGACCGAAGGGCCACTGAATCCCGAGACCTCAGCAAGTACAACTTCGAGAATAAG TATGGGGCTAAAGCACTAGACAGAGTTCTTTCCACTATCCTCAACCGCACGGAGAACAGAGTTCCTGTGCCCAAGAGCTATGACAGAAGAGAGGCTGCGTTTTTCCATG aaatgaagcAAGGTCTCATCTCTGTGGGGATCTGCTGCAATCAGATGAAGTATGGCACTGTCCCAGTGGAGAAGG ACTGCTCCATCACCAAGTTCCTGAACCGGATCCTGGGTCTGGAGGTGGACAAGCAGAATATGCTGTTCCAGTATTTCTCTGATACCTTTGACTATCTGATTGAAAAGGACAAGAAGGAGGGCAAATACGACATGGGCATCCTAG ATTTAGCCCCAGGAGTGGATGAGATCTACGAGGAGAGCAAGGAGGTCTTCCTGACCCCTGGGCACCCGCAGGATGGGCAGGTCGTGTTTTATAAG ATCAGCGTCGACAGGGGCCTAAAGTGGGAGGAAGCTTATGAGAAGTCGCTCAAACTGACGGGATCTTTCGACGGGTTCTACCTCTCCTACAAG ATGCGGGGCAGCAAGCACACCTgtctgctggcagagcagagccgTGGGAAGAACTTCATCCTCTACAAGCCCAATATCGGGAAGCAGAGCCAGCCCGAGAGCCTGGACAGTCTGCACAAGAAGTACCGACGG GTGCTGCCCGAGGAAGCCAAGGAACACTGGGAGAGCTGTTACCAATTCTCCTTGAAGAAGTGCAACCATGCTGTCTG GAACAGGAGCTGCAAGCTGATccaggaggggaaggagtgCTTCCAGGGCATGCGGCTGCGTCACTACTACATGCTGTGCGGGGCCCTGCTGCGGGTCTGGAGCAAGATTGCCAGCATCATGGCAGACATCACCAACACCAGCTACCTGCAGATCGTCCGCCTCAAGACcaaggagaagaagaaacaagtCG GGATAAAGATCCCCGAGAGCTGTGTCCGTaaggtgctggaggagctgaagcAGATGGACGAGAACGTGAAGCGGAAGCACAACCGACTCCTCCAGGCACAAGAGCAGAGCCCGCAGTTCTCCCTGCCGCTGCAcgtcctgcagcagcccctggacCTCACGCAGAGCGGGCCCAGGGTCCCCCTGCCCAGGCACTCCCTGCGCCAGGACGAGATCCTGGACCTGACCTACAGCCCTCCCAGCAACAGCATTCCCGACGTGGTGATGAACCCAGAGCCCAGCGCTTTGTGCTTCCCCTCGGAGCCTGTGCTCCAGccacaccagcagcacagaTTGCCCTTTGGCTTCAGCCACCTTTCTGCCTTCAAGAGCCCCGACCCCGTCCTGGAGGGGAGCGTGCCTCTGAGCTCCTCGCTGCACGAACATCTGCCTCTGCCTCACCCCGGACCCTTGcagacactgcagcagcagcagcaggaagattTTGTCCAGCAGGATGGGAATATCAATTTCAGAGAGATCCTGGAGGACATGCTGAGGACGTTGAATGGGGCCCCTCAAGACAACATGCTCCCCCAGGAGCGCCAGAGTGTGATCCAGTTCAGCGGGCCTTTCCCAGACTTCTGA